The following nucleotide sequence is from Roseivirga sp. BDSF3-8.
GTATCACCACCAAACTTACCGATGCTTTCAGGAGGAGCACCTACCAGGCGCACATCATTATACACCTCGTATTCAAAGAGGTAGTATTCATTACCTTCATAGAAAGTTTTTACCTCAGCCGTGTAGTCACTTTTGCTTTCGGCTTTTTCGATAATCTGAGACTGACGCTGAGCAACGAGGTTCATTCGCTCCTCACCGCTGGTCGCAGGGTCTATGCCGTTAAGCACATCATCAGTTACATTGGTAATACGCTTCAGAAAACGTACGTACAAGCCTTCGTTAGGTAACTCCTGTTCTTTATTCATAGCCCAGAAGCCATCCGCCAGATAATCGTGCTCCACGCTGCTGTGAGACTGGATATCTCCGTAAGCACAGTGGTGGTTAGTCAATAGCAGCCCCTGGGAAGAAATAATCTCACCGGTACAGAAACCACGTCCCATGGAAACTATCGCATCCTTAAGGCTGGAGTTATTAATGTTGTAGATATCGTCGGCCGTGAGTTCCAGGCCTTGTAGTTCACCTTCCTGCAGCAGTTGCTTGAAATGAATAGGAAGGTACATACCCTCATTAGCAAAACCACTGATAGCTATAAAAGTGGCTGAGAGAAATACAAATAGTCTTTTGATCATGGATTGATGTCAATTATTGCAGGCTCGAAACTACCAAAATTATGCCATAATTCATACGAGGCTATTATAAGTGGCTATAAATCAGAAGTCTGCATTCATGTGCAGGAAAAAGCCTGCCTCGCCGGCATTATTCAGAGAGTATTCCAGCCGGATCACACCGTCATAGAAAGTGACGATGTCAAGCCCTATACCCGTACCACCCAGCCAGGTATTGGAAAACTGCTCATTTCCCGGAAAAAAGTTATCACTCACCACATAGCCCTGATCCAGGTAGGTTTTTAAGTAGATAGCAATAGGTATATTCCTGAACTGCTTAAGCGGCATAAGCTTCCCAAGGCTTTTCTCTCCTTCAAAAAGCCTTAGCCTCAGTGTGCTCCGGTTCAGGAAATAGTGCTGGCCGGGTATCACGTAAAGCTCATAGCCCCGTACCAGGGATTGGCTGTAGCCCAGGCCTGCAAAGTTATTATAGGGTTGCCTTTCCGGCAGTGAGACCTGAACCCCCACATCATTACTAAAAAAAAGATTCTTATCCAGCTCCCAGAATTTAACATAATCAGCATTAAGCCTGGTCAGGTCTATATCATCCCACATGCCCAGGCCATAGCGGGAGGCTGACAGGTTGAGCAGGTAGCCATGAAGCGGATAAGCCCGGATATCACGCTTGTCATGAGTAAAGCGGTACTCAAGGTAGAAATAGCGCTGACGGGTCTGGCCCTCCAGGAAGTAGCCCGGGTTCACCATGGCCAGCGTATCTGCAATGGTACGCTGCCTGTAGGCCAGCTCTACATTATGCGAGGTGTAAAATGAGTTTCTGTGCCGCCATTCTATGGCAGCGTTCCACTGTTCTTTTATTGGCCTTTCCAGGTCCAGGAAGACCAGCTTGTGCTCAAGGGTCTGATAAGCTACGCTGTTGTTTTCAAGGTAACTAAGGCGCAGGTTCAGGCCGTTTTTCTGTGCCCGGTCTATGTAGGGCATTCTATACCCCAGTTCGAATTTTTGAGTAAAACCAAATTGCGCCTGTAGTTTCAGCCGTTCATTGCGGCCGCGCATGTTGTACTGGTAGAACTTAAGGCCATACTCCACACGGCTCAGGTCACCTTCCTGGTTGACCCACCAGTCATTAAAATTACGGTCTGCCAGTGAGAAGATAGGGACCGGGAATGTATACCAGCGTTCCTGCAGGCTTATGATAATGTCTACTTTATAAGGGCCTACGTCTACAATAGATACCCTTACGGTGGTAAATAGGCTGGTATTGAAAATCTTATTTCGGTCTGCTTCCAGAATTTCCACCAGGGCGTCCCGCCGGTATACTTCCCCCTCGGTTACATCTACTTCACGCAGAATAATGGAGGGACGTGTGCGGCGGTTTCCCAGAATAAAGATGTGATCGATCTTTACCGGACGTTGTGAAGAAAGGGTATCCGGGAGAGAGGGCAGGGGGATATCCTCCGGAGCGGACTCGTTCGTTTGGGCGAGCGCCACACCGGAAAACAAAGAGAGAAGTAAAATTACCAGAAAACTAGCTTTTACCATTTTGAGAAGAAGAGCCGGTTGATATCATCTAACGTTATGCGTACAGTTATGACAATTTTTTGTACACAAATACCTTACAATATCTTAAAATCCGTCCGCTACTCAAAAAAAATCCGGGTTTTGCATGTAAAAACCCGGATAAATTATTGCTTAAGCCTCTACCTCTCTCGGCTTATTGTCTTTTTTTCGATGAATGAAAATCAGTATCGCTATCCCGGCCAGCACAAGAGGAATACTCAGTATTTGTCCCATATTCAGGGCAAGGCTATCTTCAAAAGCCTCCTGGTTTTCTTTGAAGAACTCATCCACAAAGCGAAGGGAAAATAAGATAATGAGGAAGAGAGCGAAGATATGACCCTCCGGTAGCCGGTGGCGCTTAGTCTTCCAGAGCCAGAAGAGGAACAGGAATATCAGAATACAGTAGAACGACTCATAAAGCTGGGCCGGGTGGCGTGGCACCCCCATCATAGGAATACTCGCCTTAAACTGACCTCCCTCAGAAGCAAGGGTGTAGTTGATCTTGCCATCAGGCAGGTATACCTGCTCTTCTACGCCAGGATAGGTAAGGGCTGCCTTTATATTGTTTTGCAGGATTCGCTCGATGGAGTTCCGGTCCTTTAGCTGAGGTAAAAATACGATGTCCAGCATCACCACCTGACCATCAAGGCCGGCGGCCTCCTCGCTGGTGGCTTTGCGGGCTTCTACAGTTTCAAAGGCCTCCTGGTTAGGGTCTATGCCGTAAACTGTCTGCTCAGCCACATGGGCAAATACTACCCCGGAGTCGGTACCCGTGGGCTTTCCCAGTATTTCGGAGTTAACAAAATTACCAAAACGGATAAGCGCTCCTACTAAGGCTACCACGATCACGATCCTGTCCAGAATCCAGAAGTAACTCTGGTCTTTCCGGCTCCGGGCATACAGCCAAAGAGCGAAAAGAATACCAATAGCCCCGCCATGAGAAGCTAGTCCACCCTGATGAATATAGAAGATACTGAGAGGCTCCTCCAGCACCCGGTCAAAATCATAGAAAAACATATGACCAAGCCTCGCCCCGATGATGGTGGCAAAAATCATGTAAACAGTAAGCGTCTCCACGTCTTTTACCGGGCGTCCGTCCTTATTAAAAAAATAGAACATGATCTGCTGACTAACCAGGAAGCCAAGCACGAACATAAGTCCGTACCAGCGCACAGGCCAGTTTAACCATTCTGCGATATAGGGAAGCTCTGGTATTGGATCCCAGACTATGAAAGCTAATTGGTGCATAGTAACAGATTTGCTGGTAAATATAGGGGAATTTGCGCCTAGCCGGAAGTAATTGAGAGTTAATTAGGCATTATCCAAAGCCTTCAGTTCTTCCGAAAACCCTCCGGAAAGAATAGGGAAACGCGCCCAGGTCCGGGGATCCACATTAAAATCATCCAGGTGGAAAGACGGCGCAAGCCGTTCGCGCTTCCATTGGTTGCGTGACCACAAACGGAAGAATTTGGTAATATAGTCTTTCAGTACTTTTGGTGAAAGCTCCGGATGGTTCTCCCGCAGTGCATGATAAACCTGAACAGGCGAGAGGTGATCACGAATGGCCAGCCGCTCTATTGCCACAAGCATAGCGTAGGGCATTAGGTCTTTCTCATCGGTTTGAGTCTCTCCGGGAGGACGCAGCTCTGCGGAAGGCGTAAGGCTGTTAACCCGTTGTAAGCCGGTATAGCCAAGCTCTTTTTGAGCGTACCTGAGCCATTGTAGCAGAAAATATTTATCAATGCCCGCAATCGGGCCAATACTGCCACTGGTATCGCCATCCATAGTGGCATAGCCTACATCACCTTCGCTGCGGTTAGACGTAGTGAGCAGTAGTGCATTGTTCAGGTTTGCCAGCATCCAGATGATAGGTGAACGTGCCCGGGCCTGTATATTTTGCAAGGTTATGTCATCCTGTTCCCATGTAAGCTTACGGCCAATAGACTTTTCAATTTTAGCCGTGTAGCTGGCCACCTCTTCGTCTATCTTCCAGTGGTAAAAGGTTGCTCCAAGGTTATCTGCCAGCTCTTTGGCAGACAGGTAAGTGTCTTCACTGGAGTTTACCGTGCCCTGGTAGGCCGTCGTGAGCCAGTGTTTCATGACCAAACGTCCTGCGGCTGCCTCAGACAGTCCCTGCATTTCATCATGAAGCTGCGTCATACCGGTCTTTTCAAGAAAAGCCGCCCGGCCCACCTCAGAAAGTCCGCGTTTCACGGTTTCAGCCACCAGCACCGCACAGGCCGAAGAGTCTGCTCCGCCGCTCAGTGAAAGGATAAACCCCTTGCTGCGGCTTTTGCGGCAGTAGTCATACAGGGCCAGCGTGGTTGCCAGGGTAAACTCCTCCACTTCATCATGAGTATCGTATTGAAATGGGCTCTGGGAAGGCAGCTTTTGCTCAGTGTCCACATCAGCATATACAAGGTTCACCTCCTTGAATGACAACCTCTCGTTACGCGCAAGAATGCTTCCCTTTTGAGAGATCAGAATTTCGCCGTCAAAGATCATCCGGCCGGACTCATTCCCCAGGAGGTTGGCATATAGATAGGTACAGCCAAACTTTCGGCTGCTATTCGATACGAGTGACTCCCGGAAGGCAGACTTGGAAAGAGCAAAGTGGCTGGCACTGGGGTTCAGTATAAGGTTTACATCTGTGCCCAATAGCCGGCAGGCAGGTCGCTCGTTTTCGTGCCAGGCGTCTTCACAAATTTCAAACCCTACATGCCATTCGCGTAGCTGAAAGGTGACATCACCCAAAGGGTATGTCTCACCATTAATTTCTATCGTTTCCTTTTTTCCTGATGGCCAGGGCCTGAACCAGCGCGGCTCATAGTGTACGCCATCCAGTGCCATGAACTGTTTGGCATAAAACCCCTGAATGGCCCCGTCACTAATCATGCAGGCACAGTTATACAAGTAATCTCCAAAAGCTATTGGCAGCCCTACCACCACATCTATGTCCTTACACCATGAGGCTATCTCAGGAAGGAAGGAGAGGACTTTCTCAGGGAGCCATTTGCTTAGGAATAAGTCTTCGCAGCCATAGCCTGTAATACAAAGTTCAGGTAGGCATAACAGCTTCACTTCAGCTTCTTTAGCCATTTTAATGGCCTGTTTAATATGCCGAAGGTTTCCCTGCCAGTCCAGAGGGGTCTGGTTTAGGGCTGCGCCTGCTATACGGGTTATAGCCATAATAGTGAGGGTATATCAGATGTTAAGCGCTTCACAGGCGCGTTTGGCAGCATCCTGCTCAGCCTTTTTCTTACTGAAGCCATGCCCCTTGCTTACCGGATCGCCATCTACGAAAAGCTGGGCAGTAAATTCTTTGTACTGGTTTTTGTCGGTAATATTAATGATCTCAAACCGCACGTCGCGATTTTCTTTTTGTGACCATTCAATGATGACACTTTTGAAGTTGGGATTAGTAGCAATAATCTCCTCCAGGTCGTAATGAGGCACGATTAGCTTTTGTATGATAAAGCGCCTGCAGAACTGATAGCCCCGGTCGAGGTAGATAGCACCGACAAATGCTTCCAGCGTGTCTCCGTATAGGGATTTATGAGAAAGCGGTGTTTTACGGCGGGTGTCATACTCCACCAATTGGCTCAGGCCGATTTTCTTTGCCAGCTGGTTAAGTGATTCCCTGTTTACTATTCTTGAACGGATGTCAGTGAGAAAACCTTCATCCTTAAAGGGAAATTTCATGAACAGGTACTCCGCAATTACAGCGCCGAGCACAGCGTCACCCAGGTATTCCAGGCGTTCATTACTTTCTTTTACACCACCTGTAGTCTCACGCGCTATGGAGGTATGCTTCAAAGAAAGTTTATACAGAGTGATATTGACGGGCTTGCTACCAACAATATTGCTGATAGCATTTATTAGCCCTTTCTCCTTATCTGTATAGGTCTTTCCAAGATTGAATAGTCTCCGCAGCAGCAGGTACACCAAGCTTAGACTTTAGCAAAGAGTAGAGAAAAATTATGGCCTCCAAACCCAAACGTATTGCTCAGAGCGACATTTACTTCTCTCTGCTGTGCTTCGTTAAAGGTCAGATTAAGTTTGGGGTCCAGTACCTCATCATCAGTAAAATGATTGATGGTAGGAGGTATTATTTGATGCTTTATGGCCAATATACAGGCGATACCTTCTATGGCACCGGCAGCGCCAAGCAAGTGGCCTGTCATTGATTTGGTAGAACTGATGTTCACATTGTAGGCATGGTCCCCGAATACTTCCTGGATAGCTTTTACTTCTGCAGGGTCTCCAAGGGGAGTAGAAGTGCCATGTACATTGACGTAGTCAATTTTGTTGGCTTCTATACCAGCATCCTCCAGGGTATTGCGCATTACCTGTCTTACTCCAATACCATCAGGATGTGGAGCCGTAATATGGTAGGCATCCGCTGACATTCCACCACCCAATATTTCTGCATATATGGTAGCACCGCGGGCTTTGGCATGCTCGTACTCTTCAAGGATCAGTGCACCGGCACCTTCTCCAAGTACGAATCCATCACGATCCTTATCAAAAGGCCGTGAAGCGGTTTCGGGAGAGTCATTTCTCTCTGACAGCGCCTTCATAGCATTAAACCCGCCAATTCCAGCCGCGGTAACGGCTGCTTCGGAGCCACCGCTGATCATAATATCAGCTTTGCCCAGACGGATATATGTAAAAGCATCGTTGAGAGCATTGGTAGATGAAGCACAGGCTGAAACGGTCGTATAATTAGGACCACGGAAGCCGTACTTGATCGAAATATGACCGGCGATAATATCGACGATCATTTTAGGTATAAAGAAAGGGTTGAATCGGGGTGTGCCATCCCCGTTGGCGAATGCGACAACTTCATCCTGAAAGGTCTGCAACCCACCAATACCGGATCCCCAGATCACGCCTGCACGATCCAGATTGATC
It contains:
- a CDS encoding BamA/TamA family outer membrane protein, which gives rise to MVKASFLVILLLSLFSGVALAQTNESAPEDIPLPSLPDTLSSQRPVKIDHIFILGNRRTRPSIILREVDVTEGEVYRRDALVEILEADRNKIFNTSLFTTVRVSIVDVGPYKVDIIISLQERWYTFPVPIFSLADRNFNDWWVNQEGDLSRVEYGLKFYQYNMRGRNERLKLQAQFGFTQKFELGYRMPYIDRAQKNGLNLRLSYLENNSVAYQTLEHKLVFLDLERPIKEQWNAAIEWRHRNSFYTSHNVELAYRQRTIADTLAMVNPGYFLEGQTRQRYFYLEYRFTHDKRDIRAYPLHGYLLNLSASRYGLGMWDDIDLTRLNADYVKFWELDKNLFFSNDVGVQVSLPERQPYNNFAGLGYSQSLVRGYELYVIPGQHYFLNRSTLRLRLFEGEKSLGKLMPLKQFRNIPIAIYLKTYLDQGYVVSDNFFPGNEQFSNTWLGGTGIGLDIVTFYDGVIRLEYSLNNAGEAGFFLHMNADF
- a CDS encoding prolipoprotein diacylglyceryl transferase; translation: MHQLAFIVWDPIPELPYIAEWLNWPVRWYGLMFVLGFLVSQQIMFYFFNKDGRPVKDVETLTVYMIFATIIGARLGHMFFYDFDRVLEEPLSIFYIHQGGLASHGGAIGILFALWLYARSRKDQSYFWILDRIVIVVALVGALIRFGNFVNSEILGKPTGTDSGVVFAHVAEQTVYGIDPNQEAFETVEARKATSEEAAGLDGQVVMLDIVFLPQLKDRNSIERILQNNIKAALTYPGVEEQVYLPDGKINYTLASEGGQFKASIPMMGVPRHPAQLYESFYCILIFLFLFWLWKTKRHRLPEGHIFALFLIILFSLRFVDEFFKENQEAFEDSLALNMGQILSIPLVLAGIAILIFIHRKKDNKPREVEA
- the nadE gene encoding NAD(+) synthase, with product MAITRIAGAALNQTPLDWQGNLRHIKQAIKMAKEAEVKLLCLPELCITGYGCEDLFLSKWLPEKVLSFLPEIASWCKDIDVVVGLPIAFGDYLYNCACMISDGAIQGFYAKQFMALDGVHYEPRWFRPWPSGKKETIEINGETYPLGDVTFQLREWHVGFEICEDAWHENERPACRLLGTDVNLILNPSASHFALSKSAFRESLVSNSSRKFGCTYLYANLLGNESGRMIFDGEILISQKGSILARNERLSFKEVNLVYADVDTEQKLPSQSPFQYDTHDEVEEFTLATTLALYDYCRKSRSKGFILSLSGGADSSACAVLVAETVKRGLSEVGRAAFLEKTGMTQLHDEMQGLSEAAAGRLVMKHWLTTAYQGTVNSSEDTYLSAKELADNLGATFYHWKIDEEVASYTAKIEKSIGRKLTWEQDDITLQNIQARARSPIIWMLANLNNALLLTTSNRSEGDVGYATMDGDTSGSIGPIAGIDKYFLLQWLRYAQKELGYTGLQRVNSLTPSAELRPPGETQTDEKDLMPYAMLVAIERLAIRDHLSPVQVYHALRENHPELSPKVLKDYITKFFRLWSRNQWKRERLAPSFHLDDFNVDPRTWARFPILSGGFSEELKALDNA
- the rnc gene encoding ribonuclease III, which codes for MYLLLRRLFNLGKTYTDKEKGLINAISNIVGSKPVNITLYKLSLKHTSIARETTGGVKESNERLEYLGDAVLGAVIAEYLFMKFPFKDEGFLTDIRSRIVNRESLNQLAKKIGLSQLVEYDTRRKTPLSHKSLYGDTLEAFVGAIYLDRGYQFCRRFIIQKLIVPHYDLEEIIATNPNFKSVIIEWSQKENRDVRFEIINITDKNQYKEFTAQLFVDGDPVSKGHGFSKKKAEQDAAKRACEALNI
- the fabF gene encoding beta-ketoacyl-ACP synthase II, with protein sequence MNLRRVVVTGLGALTPIGNNVEEYWNGLSNGVSGAAPITRFDAEKFRTRFACEVKDFDPNNYFDRKEARKLDPYAQYGLVAVEEAMKDSGLDAEKINLDRAGVIWGSGIGGLQTFQDEVVAFANGDGTPRFNPFFIPKMIVDIIAGHISIKYGFRGPNYTTVSACASSTNALNDAFTYIRLGKADIMISGGSEAAVTAAGIGGFNAMKALSERNDSPETASRPFDKDRDGFVLGEGAGALILEEYEHAKARGATIYAEILGGGMSADAYHITAPHPDGIGVRQVMRNTLEDAGIEANKIDYVNVHGTSTPLGDPAEVKAIQEVFGDHAYNVNISSTKSMTGHLLGAAGAIEGIACILAIKHQIIPPTINHFTDDEVLDPKLNLTFNEAQQREVNVALSNTFGFGGHNFSLLFAKV